The Atribacterota bacterium genome contains the following window.
GGTGCGAGCCATTATTGATCAGGCATATGAACAGGCAAAGGACATTATCCTGAAGCACCGGGAAAAGCTGGATGCGCTGGCCATGAAATTGATTGAAAAGGAAGTGCTCAATCGAGAGGAAATTGATGAAGTACTCGGTTTTGAAGCCGTGTTAGACGAAGAAAGTTCAGCTGCTCGGTCTGAAAACGAGGAGGAAGGGGGAGAAAAACACGATGAAAGCTGATACCTTGCGGGTTGGTCTCACAGGCACAGTCAGTGCAATGGTCAATGAAGAGAATACTGCGGATCGCTTCGCTCCAGATATGGTCCCTGCCTTTGCCACTCCTATGCTTATTTCGCTGATGGATAACGCGGCGCATGAGGCGGTGAAACATCATCTTTCGGAAGGATACGTCAGTGTGGGAACCAGAATCAGTATCTCCCACGTTGCAGCGACCCCCCGGGGCATGAAAGTCACCGCCCGGGCCACGCTGGTTGAAATCTATCGCAATCGCCTGGTGTTTGAAGCCGAGGCCTTTGACGAAGTGGAAAAGGTTGGAGAAGGAAGGCTGGAAAGGTTTATCGTTCATCGAGAATCGTTTCTCAAGAAGCTGGAGAGTAAATCTCAGGGAGTAAAAAAGCCTCTTGAGGGTTGAATAAAGTAGGAGATGGTGGTGGTGAGACAGTTCGCGGTGTTTGGGCTGGGGATTTTTGGGAGCAGTATCGCTGTTGCCCTTTATGAGCAGGGCTTTACCGTTCTGGGAATTGATATTCAGGAAGAGCCAGTCAAAGAGCTGGCGGGAAAGATCACCGAGGTGGTGCAGGCTGATACCACTGATGAAAAGGTCCTGGAGGCTCTGGGGATCAAGAATTTCGATGTGGCAATTGTCAGTATTGGCAACGACATTCAATCCAGCGTTCTAACCACTCTGGCCGTAAAAGAGTTGGGTGTATCCCTGGTGATTGCTCGGGCGATCAATGCCATGCACGGAAGAATCCTCTCCAAAATTGGTGCGGATCGAGTGATTTTTCCCGAGCAGGATATGGCGCTGAGAGTGGCCAAGACGCTTTCCTTTCCCAATGCCATCAGGACTGAGGAACTCTTTCCCGGACACAATCTGGTGGAGATTCAGCTTCCCCCCTCGTTAAAAGGGAACACTCTGAATAAGTCAAAATTGCGGAATCGCTACGGGATTACAGTGGTGGCGTTACGCCGGAATGGGAAATATATTGTTTCCCCTTCCGCTGATGAAACCTTCATGGATGGGGACGTGGTGTATATTTTAGGCAGTGAGGACCAGCTGAAGAAATTCTTTAAGGAGGAAGCAGGAGGATAAGATGAAAGCTCAGGTAGAGTGTTTTAGCTGTAACATTCGACAAGCTCAGGAAGCAGCCGCTGTAGTGTGCCCCGAAAAGGATTTTCTCTGGCGAGTTTCGCAGAGAATCTGTATGCAGTATGCGGATGCTGACCCAAACTGGACACCAGCGTACATGACTTCCCTTGCCCATAAAGTTGCCAGAGAAATGACCGGGGTCGATGATATTTACTATCGGCATAAAAAACATTATAATCGTCTGGCTTTAAAGCTCTATCCGGAGTTAAAGGGTTTTGTGGGAGACGGTGAGGGGGCGCTGGAGCGAGCAGTACGGGTGGCGATTGTGGGCAATATTATTGACCTTGGGGTGTACCGAGAGGTGGAAGTGTCGCAGATTCTGGAGCAATTGTATACCGTCCAGTGGGGGTTGTATGATTTTGCCCAGTTTGAGCAGGATGTCCGCAAAGCGAAGACCATTGTCTATGTAGGGGATAATGCTGGAGAGATCGTATTTGATAAGATACTATTGGAAGAGTTGAAAAAAGTTGGAATTCAGGAAATCTTTTTTGTGGTCAAAGGTGGTCCCATCTCAAACGATGCGCTTCTTGCCGATTTTTGGGAAGTAGGATTGGACAATTTTGCTCAGGTGTTGACCACCGGGAAAGACGAGTGTGGGATTGTGCCTGAGGAGGGTCCCTCAGACTTACAGGAAGTATGGAAAAGGGCGGATCTGGTGATTTCCAAAGGACAGGGGAATTTCGAGAGTTTGAGCGGAAGAAAAGAGACGATTTATTTTCTTTTAAAGGCAAAATGCGTGCCGGTAGCACGGGAGTTTGGTGTCAAGCAGGGCGCGCTCATTCTGAAAAAGAACCACGTTTCAACCAGTTAACGGGATGGGATTGCTGAGTATGAAAAAGGTCTATGCCAGCGGTGGGGTGGTTCTGAGAAAATGCAGTGAAATGGTGGAAGTTCTCTTGGTTCAAAAAAGGGACTCTGGGGTGTGGACTTTACCCAAGGGTCATTTGAATGAGGGTGAAACCGAAGCCGAGGCTGCAGAAAGAGAAGTGAAGGAGGAAACGGGGTATACAGTGGTTCTGCGAGAAAAAATTGGGGAAATTCGATTCACCTACTCCAGAAACGGCGAGAATTTTGAGGAAGCCGTTTCATTTTTTCTTATGGACCCTCTAGAAGAAGGAAAAAAAGAGGAAGAAGAGGAAATTGTGAACGTTTCTTGGTTTTCCCTACCTCAAGCTCTGGCGGTTATGCAGTATGATAGCGAAAAGAAAATGGTTCTCAAGGGAGGTGAGATACTGCAAAAAGGTCAGGATAAAGAAAAATCTTGAATTTGGTTGGCAAAATCTTTTCTGATGCGCTAAAATAAACACCGGGAAGGAGTAGGCTTCTCTTATGTAGTAGGGAAAGCCGACTCAGAGGAAGCAGGATTACTCAGACTAGGGAGGTTACGGTATGGAGCTTTTAAAGATATCTTCCAAGACCAGGCCGGCTGCTTTAGCTGGAGCATTGACTGGAGTGATCAGGGAGCACGGGAGAGCAGAAATGCAAGCAGTAGGGGCTGGAGCTGTCAACCAGGCAGTCAAAGCAATTGCCATTGCCCGGGGTTACTTAGCTCCAAGTGGTATCGACTTAGTGTGCATCCCAGCTTTCGTTGATGTAAAAATCGATGATACGGAAAAAACTGCGATTCGTTTTATCGTCCTTCCCGCTTAAGGAGGGATCAATTTCATGAATAAGGAGGTAGGGAGAAGATGAACAAACAGGATTTGGTAGGTGCTCTGGCGGAGGAGTTGAAAAAGCAGGGGATATCCATAACGAAGAAAGATACTGCGGTAGTCCTGGATGTATTCTTGGATGTGGTGCAGAATGAACTGAAAAAAGGTGGTAAGGTTCAGTTAGTTGGATTCGGTACATTTGGGGTGAAAAAGAGAGCTGGGAGAAGAGGCCGTAATCCCCAGACTGGTAAGGAAATCCGGATTCCTGAAGCAAAAGTTCCTTTCTTCCGTCCC
Protein-coding sequences here:
- a CDS encoding hotdog domain-containing protein is translated as MKADTLRVGLTGTVSAMVNEENTADRFAPDMVPAFATPMLISLMDNAAHEAVKHHLSEGYVSVGTRISISHVAATPRGMKVTARATLVEIYRNRLVFEAEAFDEVEKVGEGRLERFIVHRESFLKKLESKSQGVKKPLEG
- a CDS encoding TrkA family potassium uptake protein, with the protein product MRQFAVFGLGIFGSSIAVALYEQGFTVLGIDIQEEPVKELAGKITEVVQADTTDEKVLEALGIKNFDVAIVSIGNDIQSSVLTTLAVKELGVSLVIARAINAMHGRILSKIGADRVIFPEQDMALRVAKTLSFPNAIRTEELFPGHNLVEIQLPPSLKGNTLNKSKLRNRYGITVVALRRNGKYIVSPSADETFMDGDVVYILGSEDQLKKFFKEEAGG
- a CDS encoding ARMT1-like domain-containing protein — encoded protein: MKAQVECFSCNIRQAQEAAAVVCPEKDFLWRVSQRICMQYADADPNWTPAYMTSLAHKVAREMTGVDDIYYRHKKHYNRLALKLYPELKGFVGDGEGALERAVRVAIVGNIIDLGVYREVEVSQILEQLYTVQWGLYDFAQFEQDVRKAKTIVYVGDNAGEIVFDKILLEELKKVGIQEIFFVVKGGPISNDALLADFWEVGLDNFAQVLTTGKDECGIVPEEGPSDLQEVWKRADLVISKGQGNFESLSGRKETIYFLLKAKCVPVAREFGVKQGALILKKNHVSTS
- a CDS encoding NUDIX domain-containing protein, coding for MKKVYASGGVVLRKCSEMVEVLLVQKRDSGVWTLPKGHLNEGETEAEAAEREVKEETGYTVVLREKIGEIRFTYSRNGENFEEAVSFFLMDPLEEGKKEEEEEIVNVSWFSLPQALAVMQYDSEKKMVLKGGEILQKGQDKEKS
- a CDS encoding stage V sporulation protein S, which translates into the protein MELLKISSKTRPAALAGALTGVIREHGRAEMQAVGAGAVNQAVKAIAIARGYLAPSGIDLVCIPAFVDVKIDDTEKTAIRFIVLPA
- a CDS encoding HU family DNA-binding protein, with product MNKQDLVGALAEELKKQGISITKKDTAVVLDVFLDVVQNELKKGGKVQLVGFGTFGVKKRAGRRGRNPQTGKEIRIPEAKVPFFRPGKGLRDLVK